The Octadecabacter arcticus 238 genome contains a region encoding:
- a CDS encoding LysR family transcriptional regulator has protein sequence MAKSDNLNRLAYFVAVFETGSFTLAAERLGVGKSIVSRQITQLERELGVFLLVRTTRKVAPSKAGQVFYMRCRKILALADQAFAEMSRMKTALQ, from the coding sequence ATGGCAAAAAGCGACAACCTTAACCGTTTAGCCTACTTTGTTGCGGTTTTTGAAACAGGGTCATTCACGCTCGCTGCTGAGCGCTTGGGCGTAGGAAAGTCAATCGTGAGCCGCCAGATCACCCAACTCGAACGGGAGCTTGGCGTCTTTCTCTTGGTCCGCACCACGCGCAAGGTGGCCCCAAGCAAAGCGGGGCAGGTTTTTTACATGCGATGTAGGAAGATTCTAGCTCTGGCAGATCAAGCCTTTGCCGAAATGTCGCGCATGAAGACCGCGCTTCAATAA
- a CDS encoding IS630 family transposase, translating to MLSHLVPLSRTGVKYPNVRQQGRSSLCRRRKVDALVWKRARAFLLLDAGEDAGTVCRILDIGPTVLTEWRFAFAGAGLSFFGLKDYSQRQGHLSVVQEQAVRAHFTAQPARNADEVCAYVLAECDQNYSTSGAAKLMRRLGFAYKKPQLLPAQADEAKQAAFIAKYEALMNGLAADEMVVFSDAVHPEHQSRPAHGWFPKGQKTALKATSGRKRLNIQGALDLETFQFTFVEGEKINAQTTRQMLEKLERNNQTKTAIHVFVDNARYHHAKILQPWLDSPERRVKLHFLPAYAPHLNPIERLWGVMHKWVTHNRHYATFNQFTEAIFDFFRKTLREKWLEFRDTVTDNFRVISLKEYKVI from the coding sequence ATGTTGTCCCATTTGGTGCCCCTTTCACGGACTGGGGTAAAGTACCCCAATGTCCGGCAACAGGGACGAAGTTCACTTTGCCGCCGCCGCAAAGTTGACGCCCTTGTTTGGAAACGGGCGCGCGCGTTTCTTCTTTTGGACGCAGGAGAAGACGCCGGAACGGTTTGCCGGATTTTGGATATTGGCCCGACAGTTTTGACGGAGTGGCGATTTGCCTTTGCCGGTGCGGGACTATCGTTTTTCGGTCTGAAGGACTACAGCCAGCGTCAGGGTCATTTGTCCGTCGTGCAAGAGCAGGCGGTGAGAGCCCATTTCACCGCGCAGCCTGCCCGCAATGCCGATGAGGTCTGTGCCTATGTTCTAGCCGAGTGCGACCAAAACTACAGCACGTCGGGAGCCGCCAAGCTGATGCGCCGCCTGGGGTTCGCGTATAAGAAACCACAATTGCTGCCTGCACAGGCCGATGAAGCCAAGCAGGCTGCGTTTATTGCCAAATATGAGGCCCTGATGAACGGGTTGGCCGCAGATGAGATGGTTGTCTTTTCGGACGCTGTCCACCCCGAACACCAGAGCCGCCCCGCCCATGGTTGGTTCCCCAAGGGACAAAAGACGGCCCTGAAGGCGACATCAGGGCGCAAGCGGCTCAACATTCAGGGCGCGCTTGACCTTGAGACTTTCCAGTTCACCTTTGTGGAAGGCGAGAAGATCAATGCCCAGACAACCCGACAGATGCTGGAAAAGTTGGAACGCAACAACCAAACCAAGACGGCCATCCACGTCTTTGTCGACAATGCCCGCTATCATCATGCCAAGATACTACAGCCATGGCTGGACAGCCCAGAACGTCGGGTGAAGTTGCATTTCTTGCCAGCATATGCCCCGCACCTCAACCCGATCGAGCGTCTTTGGGGTGTTATGCACAAATGGGTCACCCACAATCGGCACTATGCAACGTTCAACCAATTCACAGAGGCCATTTTCGACTTCTTCCGCAAGACCCTGCGAGAAAAATGGCTAGAGTTCCGCGACACCGTCACCGACAACTTCCGCGTCATATCGCTCAAGGAATACAAAGTGATTTGA
- a CDS encoding IS3 family transposase, whose amino-acid sequence MTNKRAFVTAHKAQYAVSILCRLLEISRGWFYGFPASQPARDQRQANRDARDQALLPKIKTFFKASKKCYGSKRIHQDLLADSEVVSERRVARIMKEHKVSPLLRKRRKPITTDSNHKLKPSPNLLEQKFHSQTPNAVWLADITYIDTDEGWLYLAGVKDMTTREIVGWAMEDHMRAELCCAALEMALGRRGPVPGLIHHSDRGGQYAGGDYRKLIKKAKLTQSMSRKGQCLDNAPMESFFASLKKKEMVHQRRFRTHAEAKAAIFEYIEVFYNRQRRHSGVGYKTPKQAFEDMTWKMAA is encoded by the coding sequence ATGACGAACAAGCGTGCTTTCGTCACCGCCCATAAAGCTCAATACGCGGTTTCAATATTATGCCGTCTTCTAGAGATATCCCGGGGCTGGTTCTACGGGTTCCCAGCCAGTCAGCCTGCACGTGATCAGCGTCAAGCTAATCGCGACGCTCGGGATCAGGCGTTGCTTCCCAAGATAAAAACCTTCTTCAAGGCCAGTAAGAAATGTTATGGATCAAAGCGTATTCACCAAGACTTACTGGCGGATAGTGAGGTCGTCTCCGAGCGCCGTGTTGCGAGAATAATGAAGGAACACAAGGTGTCCCCGCTTCTTCGCAAGCGTAGAAAGCCAATCACAACGGACAGCAATCATAAGCTGAAGCCATCCCCAAACTTGTTGGAACAGAAATTCCACAGCCAGACGCCTAATGCCGTTTGGCTGGCGGATATCACCTATATCGACACGGACGAAGGCTGGCTTTATCTGGCTGGCGTGAAGGACATGACCACGCGTGAGATCGTCGGTTGGGCGATGGAGGATCACATGCGTGCGGAGCTTTGCTGCGCCGCCCTCGAGATGGCTCTGGGACGCAGAGGCCCGGTTCCGGGATTGATACACCACTCCGATAGGGGCGGCCAATATGCTGGCGGGGACTATCGCAAGCTGATCAAAAAGGCGAAACTCACTCAATCCATGAGCCGCAAGGGCCAATGCCTCGACAATGCGCCGATGGAAAGCTTCTTTGCTTCATTGAAAAAAAAGGAGATGGTTCACCAGCGGCGCTTTAGAACACACGCTGAGGCCAAGGCCGCCATCTTCGAATACATTGAGGTCTTCTACAACCGCCAGCGCCGTCATTCAGGCGTCGGCTACAAAACGCCAAAACAGGCTTTCGAAGATATGACTTGGAAAATGGCGGCATAG
- a CDS encoding Brp/Blh family beta-carotene 15,15'-dioxygenase codes for MTVPQIWQTWLFAGAAILTIVVSLIGQPVLITQLFILAPAVAILGLPHGALDLPIAQSLWPLDGWRGKLRFVGLYVGLALLVIAFWIVLPGTALYAFLIYSAFHFSGDWDGAGATLRFSGGVATVGAPALFQTGEVATLFGYLTPEPAANSAALLLAVVAGISLGIFVATISLRPQLRNRAAGEQGIIWIAAACLTPLVYFVVYFCMLHSVRHFSDAFGSLDDPHQGLRVAALLSVVTVFAGLIGFVVLQGFKPELLEQSLLRIVFIGLAALTVPHMILVDRFQRKLK; via the coding sequence GTGACGGTTCCGCAAATATGGCAAACTTGGCTTTTTGCGGGTGCGGCGATTTTAACAATTGTGGTGAGCTTGATTGGTCAACCAGTCTTAATCACGCAGTTGTTTATACTGGCTCCGGCAGTGGCAATTCTTGGCCTGCCACATGGCGCGTTAGACTTGCCGATCGCCCAATCTTTATGGCCATTAGACGGCTGGCGCGGCAAGCTGCGGTTTGTGGGTCTATACGTTGGTCTTGCCCTGCTTGTGATCGCTTTCTGGATCGTCCTGCCGGGCACTGCCCTTTATGCGTTTCTGATCTATTCAGCCTTCCACTTCTCAGGTGACTGGGACGGTGCAGGTGCTACCTTACGCTTTAGTGGTGGTGTTGCGACCGTTGGTGCGCCCGCTCTGTTTCAAACTGGAGAAGTCGCAACACTGTTTGGTTATCTGACACCGGAACCAGCAGCCAACTCAGCCGCACTGCTCCTCGCGGTCGTTGCTGGAATATCTCTGGGAATCTTCGTCGCAACGATATCCTTGCGGCCGCAGTTGAGGAATCGCGCTGCCGGTGAACAGGGTATCATTTGGATCGCTGCGGCCTGCCTGACGCCATTGGTCTATTTCGTTGTCTATTTTTGTATGCTTCATTCCGTGCGTCATTTTAGTGATGCATTCGGCTCTCTGGACGATCCACATCAAGGACTGCGTGTTGCCGCGCTTCTGTCAGTAGTAACGGTTTTTGCGGGACTTATTGGATTTGTAGTCCTTCAAGGATTCAAGCCAGAATTATTGGAACAAAGTCTTTTAAGGATTGTTTTCATAGGACTCGCAGCACTTACGGTCCCCCATATGATCCTCGTGGACCGCTTCCAGCGAAAGTTAAAGTAG
- a CDS encoding lycopene cyclase family protein, whose product MPMPDVDVAILGGGCAGLSLAVRLAKSDLSVRVIEPRSKYIDDRAWSFWRTQSDPFEDCVREEWTSWTVQGPQGETLRSSSSMRYQTVKSGAFYNRALELIEQGNDTSISMGTHAHGVSRAGDCWQVDTDAGSLTATNVVDTRPPSRVPSYGQFFLGREIKTERPVFNPDVVQLMHFRRARSGGVDFVYILPFAIDQALVEVTSFAPHNPGQEVFTKWLDEEINALNPGQMETLRTEAGALPMQAGFADHNLDGIIRMGLGGGAARPSTGYAFARNQLQSDQVAAALVSGQVPDTRLDSVMTRFMDRVFLQVLAVKPERGPALFETLFRNVSPDRLERFLSGSTRAVDLLSVMTALPPLPFLYAAAFPK is encoded by the coding sequence ATGCCCATGCCTGATGTCGACGTTGCAATTCTGGGTGGTGGCTGCGCGGGGCTGAGCCTTGCTGTGAGACTGGCAAAAAGCGATTTATCAGTTCGTGTTATCGAACCCCGCTCGAAATATATTGATGATCGCGCGTGGAGCTTCTGGCGCACGCAATCCGATCCTTTCGAGGATTGCGTGCGCGAAGAATGGACGTCTTGGACGGTGCAAGGTCCGCAGGGTGAAACACTGCGCTCGTCCTCAAGCATGCGCTATCAGACCGTTAAGTCTGGCGCCTTTTATAACCGTGCACTTGAATTGATTGAACAGGGCAATGACACTTCGATTTCTATGGGTACGCATGCCCACGGCGTTTCTAGGGCGGGCGATTGTTGGCAGGTTGATACGGACGCTGGGTCTCTCACGGCGACGAATGTCGTTGATACCCGTCCACCCAGCCGCGTTCCAAGCTATGGGCAGTTCTTTCTTGGCCGCGAAATCAAAACTGAACGTCCAGTTTTCAATCCAGATGTCGTGCAACTCATGCACTTTCGCCGCGCCCGAAGTGGCGGTGTTGATTTCGTCTATATCCTGCCATTCGCAATTGATCAGGCACTGGTCGAGGTCACGTCGTTCGCGCCACATAACCCCGGACAAGAGGTATTTACCAAATGGCTAGATGAAGAGATCAATGCCCTCAATCCTGGACAAATGGAAACTCTTCGTACCGAAGCAGGTGCATTACCAATGCAGGCAGGTTTTGCAGACCACAACCTGGACGGCATCATTCGCATGGGGTTGGGTGGCGGCGCAGCCAGGCCTTCAACGGGGTATGCTTTTGCACGAAATCAATTGCAGAGCGATCAAGTCGCAGCCGCACTTGTCAGTGGACAGGTTCCCGACACGCGGCTGGACAGCGTAATGACCCGTTTCATGGATCGCGTGTTTTTGCAGGTCCTTGCTGTGAAACCTGAACGTGGTCCAGCCCTATTTGAAACCTTGTTTCGCAATGTCTCCCCTGATCGATTGGAACGCTTTCTCTCGGGCTCAACCCGCGCAGTGGATCTACTATCAGTCATGACAGCGTTGCCGCCGCTTCCATTTCTATATGCTGCCGCGTTTCCAAAGTGA
- a CDS encoding transposase, giving the protein MGQHRRNYTDDYKAAAVERLYEPGATQGSVAKELGITGTQLKTWRLEIEAFGSVEAKRRQQADAAELLRLRKDNKRLAEEVEILHKASAFFAARAVKP; this is encoded by the coding sequence ATGGGACAACATCGACGCAATTATACAGACGATTATAAGGCAGCTGCAGTTGAGCGGTTATATGAGCCTGGTGCGACGCAAGGCAGCGTTGCCAAGGAGCTTGGGATCACTGGGACGCAGCTGAAGACGTGGCGCTTGGAAATTGAGGCGTTTGGCTCAGTTGAAGCCAAACGGCGTCAGCAGGCGGATGCGGCTGAATTGCTCCGCCTTCGCAAAGACAACAAGCGGCTTGCTGAGGAAGTGGAGATTTTGCACAAAGCATCCGCTTTTTTCGCGGCGCGGGCGGTGAAACCATGA
- a CDS encoding IS5 family transposase codes for MMPHKFNASRRHKFEKKRQKVTNWRVYNEGLRQRGDVTIWLSPEVADKWLADKRQTPGGQPTYSDMAISVCLTLGMAFKQPLRQTQGLVGSLARLMGLDVSVPDFSTLSRRGAGLSIPEKSKAQRAGPIELVVDSTGLKIFGEGEWLEKKHKTKPKRKSWRKLHLGLDITTGDIVCSDLTKDDVGDPTALPELLDQIDAPVSRFLADGAYDGDPTSNLLVDRFGEAIEIVIPPPITAVLSLDAARDPTPRDKHIAEIRDKGRLAWQVSSGYNHRSRGEAQIGRWKMVIGPKLKARNFPNQKTEVRIGTNILNKMNGLGRAKYEAAA; via the coding sequence ATGATGCCGCACAAATTCAACGCTTCCCGCCGCCACAAGTTTGAAAAGAAACGACAGAAGGTCACCAACTGGCGAGTGTACAATGAAGGCCTGCGTCAGCGCGGTGATGTGACAATTTGGTTGAGCCCTGAGGTTGCAGATAAGTGGCTTGCCGATAAACGTCAGACGCCAGGCGGCCAACCCACATACTCTGATATGGCCATATCAGTATGCCTGACGCTAGGTATGGCTTTCAAACAACCTTTGCGGCAGACGCAAGGATTGGTCGGTAGTTTGGCGCGGCTTATGGGACTGGATGTTTCCGTTCCGGATTTCTCGACCCTCTCGCGGAGAGGTGCGGGGCTCAGCATACCAGAAAAATCTAAAGCCCAAAGGGCCGGCCCAATCGAATTAGTTGTGGATAGTACGGGTCTGAAGATATTTGGTGAAGGCGAATGGCTGGAGAAAAAGCATAAAACAAAGCCCAAACGTAAGTCGTGGCGCAAGCTGCATCTTGGACTGGATATCACAACTGGAGATATCGTTTGCTCCGATTTGACAAAAGACGACGTAGGCGACCCAACTGCTTTGCCCGAACTTCTCGATCAGATTGACGCTCCTGTTAGCCGCTTTTTGGCGGATGGCGCCTATGATGGCGATCCTACCAGCAATCTGCTTGTGGACCGTTTTGGTGAAGCTATAGAGATTGTAATTCCGCCTCCGATCACGGCCGTTCTCAGCCTCGATGCTGCCCGTGATCCAACGCCCCGAGATAAACACATCGCGGAGATTCGAGACAAAGGGCGCCTGGCATGGCAAGTTAGCAGCGGCTACAATCACCGGAGCCGCGGCGAAGCACAAATAGGCCGCTGGAAGATGGTCATCGGCCCCAAACTGAAAGCTCGGAACTTTCCGAACCAAAAAACTGAAGTCAGGATTGGGACAAACATTCTCAACAAAATGAACGGGCTTGGTCGTGCCAAGTACGAGGCTGCTGCATGA
- the hisD gene encoding histidinol dehydrogenase, which yields MARTYLKKATLTAQSGASDVHDIVQGILTDIEAGGDDKAREYAVKFDKYDGNIILTDEEIQAACDRVPEKLKQDIQFAHDNVRRFAEAQKGTVKDIEFEITPGLIAGQKAIPVDAAGCYVPGGRYSHIASAIMTVTTAKVAGCSHITATSPPRPGLGVAPAIVYAAHICGAHKIMALGGVQGVAAMTFGLFGLPKANILVGPGNQFVAEAKRILFGRVGIDMIAGPTDSLVLADKTADPHIVATDLVSQAEHGYNSPVWLVTDDVALAKDVMARVPVLIDDLPELNRENAFAAWRDYAEVIVCKDREDMAACSDEYAPEHLTVQAEDLDWWLGRLSCYGSLFLGEETTVSYGDKASGTNHVLPTSGAAGYTGGLSVHKYMKIVTWQRSTRDGSKRVAEATARISRLEGMEGHARAADVRLAKYFPNETFDLTADG from the coding sequence ATGGCACGGACCTATCTCAAGAAAGCGACGCTGACGGCACAATCTGGCGCGTCGGACGTTCATGACATTGTTCAGGGGATCCTGACGGACATTGAGGCGGGCGGGGATGACAAGGCCCGTGAATACGCGGTCAAGTTCGACAAGTATGACGGGAACATCATCCTGACGGACGAAGAAATCCAAGCGGCCTGCGATCGTGTGCCGGAGAAGTTGAAACAGGACATCCAATTCGCCCATGACAACGTGCGTCGGTTTGCCGAGGCCCAAAAGGGCACGGTCAAAGACATTGAATTTGAAATCACGCCAGGTCTGATCGCGGGACAGAAAGCGATCCCCGTGGATGCTGCGGGCTGTTACGTTCCAGGGGGGCGTTATAGCCATATCGCAAGTGCAATTATGACGGTGACAACGGCAAAGGTCGCAGGGTGTAGCCACATCACCGCAACATCGCCGCCGCGTCCCGGCTTGGGCGTTGCCCCCGCGATTGTTTATGCAGCCCATATTTGTGGCGCCCACAAAATTATGGCGCTGGGCGGTGTGCAAGGCGTCGCTGCAATGACGTTTGGGTTGTTCGGCTTGCCTAAGGCGAACATTCTTGTGGGTCCTGGCAATCAGTTCGTCGCTGAGGCCAAGCGTATCTTGTTCGGTCGTGTCGGAATCGATATGATCGCGGGCCCGACTGACAGCTTGGTTTTGGCCGACAAGACTGCGGATCCGCATATCGTCGCGACGGACTTAGTGAGCCAAGCAGAGCATGGATATAACTCGCCAGTCTGGCTGGTAACGGACGACGTGGCTTTGGCCAAAGATGTCATGGCGCGCGTGCCCGTATTGATTGACGACCTTCCGGAACTGAACCGCGAAAACGCATTTGCCGCGTGGCGTGATTATGCCGAAGTGATCGTGTGCAAAGACCGCGAAGACATGGCCGCCTGTTCGGATGAATATGCACCCGAACATTTGACCGTTCAGGCAGAAGACCTCGATTGGTGGTTGGGTCGGTTGTCTTGCTATGGTTCTCTGTTCTTGGGCGAAGAAACGACTGTGTCTTACGGTGACAAGGCGTCAGGTACGAACCACGTTTTGCCAACGTCTGGCGCAGCGGGTTACACGGGCGGTTTGTCCGTTCACAAATACATGAAAATCGTCACCTGGCAGCGATCTACACGCGATGGGTCCAAGCGGGTTGCTGAAGCGACCGCGCGGATATCGCGACTGGAAGGAATGGAAGGCCACGCGCGCGCAGCCGATGTTCGCCTTGCCAAGTATTTCCCGAATGAGACGTTCGATTTGACCGCAGATGGCTAA
- a CDS encoding ISL3 family transposase, with protein sequence MGPETNLFTIALGLQAPWSVSDVRFDTKAKEIHFEIRFKPGTRFACPSCGAADQPVHDTRPRTWEHLRFFEHKAFIHASVPRVACSACGKTGQITVPWARSGSGFSQLFEAFVIALAKEMPVKAIADLLEIGDDRSWRVLDHYVPAARELEDFSDVTAVGIDETAARRGHNYITLFHDLKAGRLLFACEGHDAGTVKTFTADLRTHGGDPDAITAACIDMSRAYIAGIGRHLPNAAITFDRFHVIQLANAALEEVRRAEVREEPALKRSRWMWLKDKKKWTKKQIAQHHTLSRMQLKTGRAFRLKEALRDIFAAATTRAEAEERLTAWFRWARRSKLAPFKKLALTLKTHWDGILNSFESALSNGSVEAINGLIQAAKARARGYRKPRNLILMAYLISGKLSHLQASPYTTTSRAIVE encoded by the coding sequence ATGGGGCCCGAGACAAACTTGTTTACGATTGCGCTTGGTCTGCAAGCGCCCTGGAGCGTTTCCGACGTGCGCTTCGATACCAAGGCAAAGGAAATCCACTTCGAGATCCGCTTCAAGCCTGGCACCCGGTTTGCCTGCCCGTCCTGTGGCGCGGCCGATCAGCCGGTCCATGACACGCGGCCCCGGACCTGGGAGCATCTGCGCTTCTTTGAGCACAAGGCTTTCATCCACGCCTCCGTTCCCCGTGTTGCCTGTAGCGCATGCGGCAAGACAGGGCAGATCACGGTTCCTTGGGCGCGCAGTGGCAGCGGCTTCAGCCAATTGTTCGAGGCCTTCGTGATCGCTCTGGCCAAAGAGATGCCGGTGAAGGCCATAGCCGATCTTCTCGAGATCGGGGACGACCGGTCATGGCGCGTGCTTGACCACTACGTCCCGGCTGCGCGCGAGCTGGAGGACTTCAGCGACGTGACGGCTGTCGGGATCGACGAGACAGCAGCGCGGCGCGGCCACAATTACATCACCCTGTTCCATGATCTCAAGGCGGGAAGACTGCTCTTTGCCTGTGAAGGCCATGATGCGGGCACGGTCAAGACTTTCACTGCAGACCTCCGTACCCATGGTGGCGATCCGGACGCCATCACTGCCGCCTGCATCGACATGAGCAGGGCCTATATTGCTGGTATCGGTCGGCATCTGCCGAACGCGGCCATCACCTTCGACAGGTTCCACGTCATCCAGCTGGCCAACGCCGCGCTGGAAGAAGTCAGGCGTGCTGAGGTGCGCGAAGAGCCCGCCCTGAAACGAAGCCGATGGATGTGGCTCAAGGACAAAAAGAAGTGGACCAAAAAACAGATTGCACAGCACCACACGCTATCACGCATGCAGCTGAAGACAGGGCGCGCCTTCCGCTTGAAGGAAGCGCTGCGCGACATCTTTGCGGCGGCGACCACGCGCGCCGAGGCCGAAGAGCGGCTCACCGCATGGTTCCGATGGGCGCGCCGCAGCAAGCTAGCGCCCTTCAAGAAGCTCGCCCTGACCCTGAAAACCCACTGGGATGGTATCCTTAACAGCTTTGAAAGCGCCCTGAGCAATGGCTCAGTTGAGGCCATCAACGGCTTAATCCAAGCCGCCAAGGCGCGCGCCAGAGGATATCGAAAACCACGCAACCTCATCCTCATGGCCTATCTGATCTCTGGCAAACTCAGCCACCTGCAAGCGTCGCCCTACACCACAACATCTAGGGCTATCGTTGAGTGA
- a CDS encoding H-NS histone family protein, which yields MRGKPQVNSGAGVSIKELKKLQKDATKAVASFEDRKRADVIAELEAVAQNHGYKLADLTGGKKAKVASPAKYKHPEDSSITWTGRG from the coding sequence TTGAGGGGAAAACCTCAGGTCAATTCAGGCGCGGGAGTATCCATCAAAGAACTAAAGAAGTTGCAAAAAGATGCGACTAAAGCGGTCGCAAGCTTTGAAGATCGTAAACGTGCCGACGTGATTGCAGAGTTAGAGGCGGTTGCGCAAAATCATGGGTACAAACTGGCGGATCTTACGGGTGGCAAGAAAGCTAAAGTTGCTTCGCCCGCCAAGTACAAGCATCCGGAAGATTCATCGATCACTTGGACCGGGCGTGGGTAG
- a CDS encoding IS256-like element ISOan6 family transposase translates to MGTTNIVDFARRDEMTDALTELLKTGAQQLIATAVEAELVSYLAQFTGLRTDAGHAAVVRNGHHPARPFQTGIGPVSVRIPKVRSKDGTPVTFRSALVPPYVRRTKTLEAALPWLYLKGISSGKMAPALKVLLGPDAVGLSANTVSRLKRDWANEYEAWKGAELDDEPIVYIWADGVHSGLRGEDDKLCALVIIGVTARGKKRFLAIEDGVRESTQSWREVLLNLKSRGMNAPKLAIGDGAMGFWAAMDEVYPETRHQRCWQHKTMNVLNCLPKLSQPKAKAALHDIWQAETKVDAEKAFDLFIKTYEPKYPKATLCLQKDREELMAFFDFPAQHWQSIRTSNPIESAFATIRHRTKRSKGCLSRDGMLHMMFKLGQCATQNWRKLRGFDYLAKVITGVTFKDGIETTNPDQITA, encoded by the coding sequence ATGGGAACTACTAACATTGTTGATTTTGCGCGTCGAGACGAGATGACGGACGCGTTGACGGAGTTGCTGAAAACGGGAGCACAACAATTGATCGCGACAGCAGTTGAGGCTGAGCTTGTCAGTTATTTGGCGCAATTTACCGGCTTACGCACCGATGCCGGTCACGCGGCAGTCGTGCGTAATGGACATCATCCGGCCCGCCCGTTTCAAACGGGCATTGGCCCTGTGAGCGTGCGCATTCCAAAGGTTCGGTCCAAGGACGGCACACCGGTGACATTCCGGTCTGCCCTGGTGCCGCCCTATGTGCGCCGCACGAAGACGCTGGAAGCGGCCTTGCCATGGCTTTACCTCAAAGGGATCTCCAGCGGCAAGATGGCTCCCGCCCTCAAGGTTCTTCTGGGCCCAGATGCCGTTGGCTTGTCGGCTAATACGGTTTCGCGTTTAAAACGCGATTGGGCCAATGAATACGAGGCTTGGAAAGGCGCTGAGTTAGATGACGAGCCCATCGTCTATATCTGGGCCGACGGCGTTCACAGCGGCCTTCGGGGCGAGGATGACAAGCTCTGTGCCCTTGTTATTATTGGGGTAACTGCCCGTGGCAAGAAGCGATTTCTGGCAATTGAGGATGGGGTGCGCGAGTCCACGCAGAGCTGGCGCGAGGTTCTGCTTAACCTCAAAAGCCGAGGCATGAATGCGCCCAAACTGGCCATCGGGGACGGTGCCATGGGGTTTTGGGCGGCCATGGACGAAGTCTATCCTGAGACCCGCCATCAACGCTGTTGGCAACACAAAACGATGAACGTGCTCAATTGTTTACCCAAGCTGTCTCAGCCAAAAGCCAAGGCCGCGCTGCACGACATCTGGCAGGCCGAGACCAAAGTCGATGCAGAAAAGGCGTTCGATCTGTTCATCAAAACCTACGAACCCAAATATCCCAAGGCCACACTATGCCTGCAAAAAGATCGTGAGGAACTCATGGCATTCTTCGACTTCCCGGCGCAGCATTGGCAAAGCATCCGCACTAGCAATCCAATTGAATCGGCCTTCGCGACGATCCGGCATCGTACCAAGCGTTCAAAGGGCTGCCTGTCACGCGATGGCATGCTGCACATGATGTTCAAACTGGGGCAATGTGCTACGCAAAATTGGAGGAAGCTACGCGGCTTTGACTACCTCGCAAAAGTCATCACAGGCGTCACGTTCAAAGACGGAATCGAAACCACAAACCCCGACCAGATCACCGCATGA
- a CDS encoding DUF1127 domain-containing protein — protein sequence MAAFKTNFQSAVPFSMAMAAFTTIHPSAVPFKNPFVSLVKFYKNWNAVRQTRETLINLSARELSDIGMTRGDIENFARRARA from the coding sequence ATGGCCGCTTTCAAAACAAATTTTCAATCCGCCGTCCCTTTCAGTATGGCTATGGCCGCTTTCACAACAATTCACCCATCCGCCGTCCCCTTCAAGAACCCTTTTGTCAGCCTGGTAAAATTTTACAAAAATTGGAACGCCGTTCGCCAGACGCGCGAAACGCTGATTAATTTGAGTGCACGTGAGCTTTCAGACATTGGTATGACACGCGGCGACATTGAGAACTTTGCTCGCCGGGCCCGCGCATAA